In a single window of the Callithrix jacchus isolate 240 chromosome 1, calJac240_pri, whole genome shotgun sequence genome:
- the LCN8 gene encoding LOW QUALITY PROTEIN: epididymal-specific lipocalin-8 (The sequence of the model RefSeq protein was modified relative to this genomic sequence to represent the inferred CDS: inserted 1 base in 1 codon): MEARLSCTNLGALMVLWARVAVAMVGLDWQKIGGFWWEVGVASDQSLAHRVEGLFLTLNRSNLTMKVAYNSSGSCEIDRVMXIDTTGKFTFPGHREIQVLDTDYKGYAILRVSLMWRGRNFQVLKYFTRSLEDEERLGFWRFWELTADTGLYLAAWPGWYAKLLKESLGLLPHFAD; the protein is encoded by the exons ATGGAGGCCAGGCTGTCATGCACCAACCTGGGCGCCCTCATGGTGCTCTGGGCACGGGTGGCAGTGGCTATGGTGGGCCTGGACTGGCAGAAG ATTGGAGGATTCTGGTGGGAAGTTGGTGTGGCCTCCGATCAAAGCCTGGCGCATCGGGTGGAGGGCCTGTTCCTCACCTTGAACAGGAGTAACCTGACCATGAAAGTCGCATACAACAG CTCAGGAAGCTGCGAGATAGACAGGGTCA GTATAGACACTACAGGAAAATTCACTTTTCCTG GCCACAGAGAGATCCAGGTGCTGGACACAGACTACAAGGGCTATGCCATCCTGAGGGTGTCCCTGATGTGGCGGGGCAGGAACTTCCAGGTCCTCAAGTACTTCA CTCGGAGCCTGGAGGACGAGGAGCGGCTGGGGTTCTGGAGGTTCTGGGAGCTGACCGCAGACACTGGACTCTACCTGGCGGCCTGGCCTG GGTGGTATGCCAAGCTCCTGAAGGAG AGTTTGGGATTGTTACCCCATTTTGCAGATTGA
- the LCN15 gene encoding lipocalin-15 — translation MKVFLLSAILALLWVPTAQAEVLLQPDFNATKFSGLWYVVSMASDCKVFLGNKNHLPMSTRAIKATEEGGLHVCMEFLGWLCTPGADGCNQVDADYLKVGSEGHFRVPALGYLDVRVVDTDYSSFAIVYIYKELEGALSTMVQLFGRTQDVSLQALKAFQDFYLMLGLPDDMVLMLPKSDTCIPESKEKP, via the exons ATGAAGGTGTTCCTGCTCAGCGCAATCCTGGCCCTGCTCTGGGTGCCCACAGCTCAGGCTGAGGTTCTGCTGCAGCCTGACTTCAATGCCACAAAG TTCTCAGGCCTCTGGTATGTGGTCTCCATGGCATCCGACTGCAAAGTcttcctgggcaacaagaaccaCCTGCCCATGTCCACCAGGGCCATCAAGGCCACAGAGGAGGGTGGCCTCCACGTCTGCATGGAGTTCCTGGG CTGGCTATGTACCCCCGGGGCGGATGGCTGTAACCAGGTAGATGCCGACTACCTGAAAGTGGGCTCCGAGGGACACTTCAGAGTCCCGG CCTTGGGCTACCTGGACGTGCGCGTCGTGGACACAGACTACAGCTCCTTCGCCATCGTCTACATCTACAAGGAGCTGGAGGGAGCCCTCAGCACCATGGTGCAGCTCTTCG GCCGGACCCAGGATGTGAGTCTCCAGGCTCTGAAGGCCTTCCAGGACTTCTACCTGATGCTGGGGCTTCCGGATGACATGGTGCTCATGCTGCCCAAGTCAG ACACGTGCATCCCTGAGAGCAAGGAGAAGCCCTGA